In Pedobacter sp. WC2423, the following are encoded in one genomic region:
- a CDS encoding SDR family oxidoreductase yields the protein MNIVLTGSIGNIGKPLTQSLIKNGHAVTVISSNAERQPAIEALGAQAAIGSIKDASFLVKTFQGADIVYLMETLDATGGDMSEKETDFIGLISQIGRNYKQAIEQSGVKKVIHLSSIGAHMDKGNGFLVFHHNVENILKQLQAEVSIKTLRPVGFYTNMFSFISTIKNKGAIISNYGGGQKEPWVSPLDIAAVIAEEMELPFEGRTIRYIASDEVSPDEIAVALGKAIGKPDLQWKVISDEQLLNSWLSIGFNPQIAQGFIEMQANQGSGRLYEDYYRNRPVLGKVKLAEFAKNFAAVYQQEE from the coding sequence ATGAATATTGTACTTACAGGTTCCATCGGAAACATTGGAAAACCCCTTACCCAGAGTTTAATAAAAAACGGACATGCGGTCACAGTTATCAGTAGTAATGCAGAACGACAACCGGCAATTGAGGCACTTGGCGCTCAGGCAGCAATCGGCTCCATAAAGGATGCTTCTTTTCTTGTCAAAACCTTTCAAGGTGCAGATATCGTATATCTGATGGAAACGCTGGATGCCACCGGTGGTGATATGTCAGAGAAGGAAACCGATTTTATTGGTCTGATTAGCCAGATTGGCCGTAATTATAAGCAGGCGATCGAACAATCAGGAGTGAAAAAGGTAATCCACCTGAGTAGTATTGGCGCGCACATGGATAAAGGTAATGGCTTTTTAGTATTTCACCATAATGTGGAAAATATATTAAAGCAGTTGCAGGCTGAAGTATCCATTAAAACGTTACGTCCGGTTGGTTTTTATACGAATATGTTTTCTTTCATTTCAACGATCAAAAACAAGGGCGCAATCATCTCTAATTACGGTGGTGGTCAAAAAGAACCATGGGTTTCCCCCCTGGACATTGCTGCGGTAATTGCAGAAGAGATGGAGTTGCCTTTTGAGGGAAGAACTATACGTTATATCGCCAGTGATGAAGTATCACCTGATGAAATTGCCGTGGCACTTGGAAAAGCAATCGGAAAGCCAGATTTGCAATGGAAGGTTATTTCAGATGAGCAGCTTTTAAATTCCTGGTTAAGCATCGGTTTTAATCCTCAGATTGCCCAGGGTTTTATTGAAATGCAAGCCAATCAGGGCAGTGGCAGATTGTACGAAGACTATTACCGCAACCGGCCGGTTCTGGGCAAAGTCAAACTTGCTGAATTTGCAAAGAACTTTGCTGCAGTTTATCAGCAGGAAGAATAA
- a CDS encoding SDR family oxidoreductase translates to MRVFVTGATGFVGTAIVQELLNAGHQVLGLARSAASAKKLTDAGAEVHRGDLEDLDSLRSGATQADGVIHAGFIHDFTRFAEVCEVDKIAIETIGRILAGSDRPFIVTSGTALISPGKLATENIIPPVNPDWPRASEQTADAVAVSGIRAATVRLSPSVHGDEDKHGFIPILVNIAKEKGVSAYVGEGQNRWNAVHRLDAAHLFRLALENATSGARYHASAEEAITVKTIAEAIGKQLNIPIISVAPEVAAEHFGWFSHMAAIDCPTSSQWTQEHLNWHPTNVSLLTDIENGIYTNAGRNAGSDA, encoded by the coding sequence ATGCGTGTATTTGTTACAGGAGCCACAGGCTTCGTTGGTACTGCCATTGTGCAGGAACTATTAAATGCCGGTCACCAGGTACTGGGACTGGCCCGTTCAGCCGCATCAGCAAAAAAGCTGACCGATGCCGGTGCAGAAGTTCATCGCGGTGATCTTGAAGATCTGGACAGTCTGCGCAGTGGCGCAACTCAGGCCGATGGCGTTATTCACGCCGGTTTTATCCATGACTTTACCCGCTTTGCAGAAGTTTGCGAGGTAGATAAAATCGCTATTGAAACCATTGGCAGAATATTGGCAGGCTCTGACCGTCCTTTTATCGTTACCTCAGGCACAGCGCTGATCAGCCCGGGAAAGCTCGCTACCGAAAATATCATCCCGCCAGTTAACCCCGACTGGCCGCGTGCTTCCGAACAGACAGCAGATGCAGTAGCCGTATCTGGTATTCGTGCAGCAACGGTTCGCTTATCTCCATCGGTACATGGTGACGAAGATAAACACGGATTTATACCCATATTGGTCAATATTGCCAAAGAAAAAGGAGTATCGGCCTATGTGGGTGAGGGACAGAATCGCTGGAACGCCGTACATCGGCTGGATGCTGCTCATTTATTCCGGCTGGCATTGGAAAATGCTACTTCTGGAGCCCGTTATCATGCTTCTGCTGAGGAAGCCATTACAGTTAAAACAATAGCCGAAGCCATTGGTAAACAACTGAACATCCCGATAATTTCAGTAGCACCTGAAGTAGCAGCTGAACATTTTGGATGGTTCTCACACATGGCTGCTATTGACTGTCCGACATCAAGCCAATGGACACAGGAGCATTTAAATTGGCATCCAACGAATGTCAGCTTGCTTACAGATATTGAAAACGGTATTTATACCAATGCTGGTAGAAATGCAGGCAGCGATGCATAG
- a CDS encoding helix-turn-helix domain-containing protein codes for MNNHQLFRFHTITEYHRAVGLPNPAHPLISLVHMENINKPLAEGSFNLIYDFYSISMKRVKNTKFKYGQQASDFDEGVLFFMSPGQVFGVGIEKGSVMHRPEGWMILIHPDFLWNTPLAKTIKQYEFFNYSVYEALYLSDKEEMMLTTIGQNIEQEYHATTDRFSQSVIIAQLELLLTYSERFYQRQFITRKIASHEILTRLEDLLTNYFNSGALAQKGLPSVTYIAGNLNISPGYLSGLLKSLTGQNTQQHLHHKLIELAKEKLSTTNLSVSEIAYELGFEHLQSFSKLFKIKTSFSPMEFRHSFN; via the coding sequence ATGAATAATCACCAGCTTTTTCGTTTTCATACGATCACCGAATATCATCGGGCAGTGGGGCTACCTAATCCTGCGCATCCGCTGATTAGTTTGGTGCATATGGAAAACATCAACAAGCCACTGGCCGAAGGCTCGTTCAATTTGATCTATGATTTTTATTCAATCTCAATGAAAAGAGTAAAGAATACTAAATTTAAATACGGTCAGCAGGCCAGTGATTTTGATGAAGGTGTATTGTTTTTTATGTCACCCGGTCAGGTATTTGGTGTCGGGATTGAGAAGGGTAGTGTAATGCACCGTCCAGAAGGCTGGATGATCCTTATTCATCCGGATTTTTTGTGGAACACACCGCTTGCCAAAACCATTAAGCAATACGAATTCTTTAACTACTCGGTTTATGAGGCACTTTATTTATCGGATAAGGAAGAAATGATGCTTACTACAATCGGGCAAAATATAGAACAAGAATACCATGCCACTACAGACCGTTTCAGTCAAAGTGTAATCATTGCCCAGTTAGAGCTCTTGCTCACTTATTCCGAAAGATTCTATCAACGTCAATTCATCACCCGAAAGATCGCCAGCCATGAAATATTGACCAGGCTGGAAGATTTACTGACCAATTATTTTAACAGTGGTGCACTGGCTCAAAAAGGGCTGCCCAGCGTGACTTATATTGCCGGAAACTTAAATATCTCACCAGGTTATCTAAGTGGTTTGCTTAAATCCCTTACCGGGCAAAATACTCAGCAACATTTACATCACAAGTTGATTGAACTTGCAAAGGAGAAACTCTCCACCACCAATCTGTCGGTCAGTGAGATCGCTTATGAGTTGGGTTTTGAACATTTGCAATCCTTCAGCAAACTTTTCAAGATCAAGACAAGCTTTTCACCAATGGAATTCAGACATTCCTTTAATTAA
- a CDS encoding response regulator transcription factor produces MKILLVEDEIKLAGFIADGLMHAGHVCDHIADGNKGLETAMVNNYDLILLDLMLPALNGFEVLKNLRNFNNQTPVIILSALNDTENVIKGLDFGAIDYLKKPFDFDELLARVRAVQRRSLAHSTLKLQVSDLHIDLLSREVCRAEKPVILSNREFSLLEFLVSNSNKVITKSQILEKVWDINFDPGSNIVEVHLYQLRKKMDRGYNEELIHTVIGRGYILKGEVKKG; encoded by the coding sequence ATGAAGATATTATTGGTAGAAGACGAAATTAAATTAGCAGGTTTCATTGCCGATGGCCTGATGCATGCTGGTCACGTATGTGACCATATAGCCGATGGTAATAAGGGCTTGGAAACGGCCATGGTAAATAATTACGACCTGATCTTGCTCGATCTGATGTTGCCAGCACTTAATGGCTTTGAGGTATTGAAAAACTTGCGCAATTTCAATAACCAAACTCCGGTAATCATACTCAGTGCGTTAAATGATACCGAAAACGTGATTAAAGGTCTTGACTTTGGTGCTATTGATTATCTGAAAAAGCCATTTGATTTTGATGAGTTATTAGCCAGGGTCCGCGCTGTTCAGCGACGTTCACTAGCACATAGTACTTTAAAATTACAGGTGTCAGATCTCCATATTGACCTGTTGAGCAGGGAAGTTTGCAGGGCCGAAAAACCAGTGATTCTGAGTAATCGTGAATTTAGTTTACTGGAATTCCTGGTTTCCAATTCAAATAAAGTGATTACCAAATCACAAATACTTGAAAAAGTATGGGATATAAATTTTGATCCTGGAAGTAATATAGTAGAAGTACATCTTTATCAGTTGCGAAAAAAAATGGATAGGGGATATAATGAAGAGCTGATCCACACAGTTATTGGGCGGGGATATATCCTCAAAGGCGAAGTAAAAAAGGGATAA
- a CDS encoding sensor histidine kinase, giving the protein MISDNNTYLLAMAQTLLDKTEISPVIIPLPDNNTSIRVLYHSAGKPVTVFQSPGIIKNISIPSKTGVTDTLGMRVAYVISSNADDPAELMLVRNADQLNHNLHYLLLLLFACSLISVLLAGLIAYILSFYLLQPVQRIINAAKVINTNKLRDVIPVKKTNDELQELTETINTMLLRIDESLQQQQNFFASASHELKTPLAIMRAEIEVHLLKPGLATQLSNLMESQLSEINRLEQVVQEFLLISQLKSKGITLHKQQLDLSSVILKLFHRVQPLLQEKELKTTIHFDKEAETFMIWADEDKLNILLMNLIENAIKYSAAGTIITCCVQQTLQKNHIAISFKNTIPEESFPTENLQNAFHRETLQANGAGIGLWLVKEIIHLHGGNFNITSADFIFEAEITLPLTKFGAVHQIDGQSVYPTHMKKN; this is encoded by the coding sequence ATGATTTCTGATAATAATACCTACTTGCTGGCAATGGCGCAGACGCTTCTGGATAAAACAGAAATATCACCTGTAATTATCCCTTTGCCCGATAATAATACCTCTATAAGGGTTTTATACCATTCAGCAGGTAAACCTGTCACAGTTTTCCAGTCTCCTGGGATCATTAAAAATATCAGCATACCTTCAAAGACCGGAGTGACAGATACCTTAGGAATGAGGGTGGCCTATGTAATCAGCAGCAATGCAGATGATCCAGCCGAATTGATGCTTGTGCGCAATGCAGATCAATTAAACCATAACCTGCATTACCTGCTGTTACTACTTTTCGCCTGCAGTCTGATCAGTGTATTACTGGCAGGTTTAATCGCTTATATCTTGTCTTTCTATTTGTTGCAACCTGTACAGCGGATCATCAATGCGGCCAAAGTAATCAATACCAATAAGCTCAGGGATGTTATCCCGGTTAAAAAAACCAATGATGAACTGCAGGAGCTTACAGAAACCATTAATACTATGCTATTGAGAATCGATGAATCGCTGCAGCAGCAGCAAAACTTTTTTGCGTCGGCTTCTCATGAGCTTAAAACACCGCTGGCCATTATGCGCGCGGAGATAGAGGTTCACTTGTTAAAACCAGGATTGGCCACGCAGCTATCAAATTTAATGGAAAGCCAGTTATCAGAAATTAACAGGCTGGAACAGGTAGTACAAGAGTTTTTATTGATCAGTCAGCTGAAAAGCAAAGGGATCACTTTACATAAACAACAGTTAGACCTCTCGTCAGTTATCCTGAAATTATTCCACAGGGTTCAACCATTATTACAGGAAAAAGAACTGAAAACTACAATCCATTTTGATAAGGAAGCAGAAACATTCATGATTTGGGCAGACGAAGATAAGTTAAACATCCTGTTAATGAATCTTATTGAAAATGCGATCAAGTATAGTGCTGCTGGTACTATTATTACTTGTTGTGTTCAACAAACATTACAAAAAAATCATATAGCAATTAGCTTCAAAAATACGATTCCTGAAGAGAGCTTTCCAACCGAAAATCTGCAAAATGCTTTTCATAGAGAAACTCTTCAGGCAAATGGTGCAGGCATTGGCTTATGGCTGGTCAAAGAAATAATCCATTTACATGGTGGAAATTTTAATATTACCAGTGCTGATTTCATTTTTGAAGCAGAGATTACCCTGCCCTTAACA